A single Methylomonas sp. AM2-LC DNA region contains:
- a CDS encoding reprolysin-like metallopeptidase: MNTRNLFTAIALTALFTTTGYAAQHPATEQFKVQPSTIYQAIHGQALADTLAHIAQRSGIVFKINTDLSKDIITRSIAADNWNAAIKALLVDYNFTAIQEGENFKTVIISGHKNDAPATVIAKSITADSVLVVEPKFGKLPAKYAGFPAGAVTAVNLPIDSMMSIKNKSVVNLDLPMGQFNVAHDYTVNEQDGSQTWVGYLAQEGQGYRVFMSKGAAGVMGMVTTPDGTYNIESDKNTVYLLDTNKLQHAGYDGDSVVPTAQMLTAIAANATNSQVDLLQSAVTSAKALLDSAQAQVQKDNDLVTSFAGSLKTAQSNLTAENVKLNSLLTDFSAAPGNLENAKNSYALAIYNYQKAVNNTNVANRNLTDANAAAATALANYNQAVNALAAAQAPSTVVSTPTATTVTDPSVVDLMVVYTTGAQTQAYALQRISLLVTASNQAYVDSHINMKLRLVHTEPTTYVENNSNFQALQDFSNGNDVFANIDQTRTQYGADLVFLFRPLYARVAGSCGTTYVEFANGSDANAALGYGTIGDGNAVDAPGYYCAGNTFTHEIGHTLGLVHDREFTNVSGVFDYSYAWGVQGTFGTIMSYKTPVLMYFSTPKLQNQCAGQVCGYPSTNTAKSSDQASSVNYTAPIIANFLPTTIAIPVLN, translated from the coding sequence ATGAACACGCGTAATCTATTTACGGCAATTGCTTTAACTGCGCTTTTCACCACAACGGGTTACGCAGCTCAGCATCCAGCTACTGAACAATTTAAAGTTCAGCCCAGTACTATCTATCAAGCTATCCATGGGCAAGCACTTGCGGATACGCTTGCACATATTGCGCAACGATCTGGTATTGTTTTCAAAATTAATACTGATTTGAGTAAAGATATTATCACCCGATCTATAGCGGCAGATAACTGGAATGCAGCAATCAAAGCTTTATTGGTCGATTACAACTTTACCGCAATTCAAGAGGGTGAAAATTTTAAGACTGTAATTATTAGCGGTCACAAAAATGATGCTCCCGCTACAGTTATAGCAAAATCCATTACTGCTGATTCAGTGCTAGTCGTTGAACCTAAGTTTGGTAAATTGCCTGCGAAATATGCAGGTTTTCCTGCGGGTGCAGTTACTGCAGTGAATTTACCCATTGATAGCATGATGAGTATCAAAAACAAATCAGTGGTGAATCTAGATTTGCCTATGGGGCAATTCAATGTTGCCCATGATTACACGGTTAATGAACAAGATGGCAGTCAAACTTGGGTAGGATATCTGGCACAAGAAGGTCAAGGTTATCGGGTGTTTATGTCAAAAGGAGCGGCAGGCGTAATGGGCATGGTGACCACTCCTGATGGCACTTACAATATAGAGTCTGATAAAAATACAGTATATTTGCTAGATACCAATAAATTACAACATGCTGGTTATGATGGCGACTCCGTTGTGCCTACGGCACAAATGTTAACGGCAATTGCTGCCAATGCAACAAATTCACAAGTTGACTTGTTACAATCTGCTGTTACTTCTGCCAAAGCTTTGTTGGATAGTGCTCAAGCACAAGTACAAAAAGATAATGACTTGGTAACCAGCTTTGCAGGATCATTAAAAACCGCGCAAAGTAATTTGACAGCCGAAAATGTTAAACTAAATTCATTATTAACCGATTTTTCTGCTGCACCCGGTAATTTAGAAAATGCTAAAAACAGCTATGCTTTGGCTATTTATAACTATCAAAAAGCCGTTAATAATACCAATGTAGCCAATAGAAACTTAACGGATGCCAATGCTGCTGCTGCAACAGCCTTGGCTAACTACAATCAGGCTGTTAACGCCTTAGCGGCAGCACAAGCTCCTTCGACTGTTGTTAGCACCCCAACGGCCACCACTGTTACTGACCCCTCTGTTGTTGATTTAATGGTGGTGTATACAACAGGCGCACAAACTCAAGCCTATGCCTTACAACGTATTAGTTTATTGGTTACCGCTAGTAATCAAGCGTATGTTGACTCTCATATCAATATGAAACTAAGATTGGTACATACTGAACCCACCACTTATGTTGAAAACAACAGTAATTTCCAAGCACTACAAGATTTCTCCAACGGGAACGATGTTTTTGCGAATATTGATCAAACTCGCACACAATACGGAGCGGATTTAGTATTCCTGTTCAGACCTCTGTATGCCAGAGTAGCCGGTTCTTGTGGTACTACCTATGTGGAATTTGCTAATGGTTCAGATGCCAATGCTGCTTTGGGTTATGGAACTATCGGCGACGGCAATGCTGTTGATGCTCCTGGCTACTATTGTGCCGGTAATACTTTTACCCATGAGATTGGACATACTTTGGGTCTGGTTCATGATCGTGAGTTTACAAATGTGTCTGGCGTATTTGATTATTCCTATGCCTGGGGTGTTCAAGGTACATTTGGTACCATTATGAGCTATAAAACTCCGGTATTAATGTATTTTAGTACTCCAAAATTACAAAACCAATGTGCAGGTCAAGTATGTGGCTATCCCAGCACTAATACGGCTAAAAGTTCCGACCAAGCCTCTTCTGTGAACTACACAGCCCCGATTATTGCCAACTTTTTGCCAACCACTATTGCTATCCCCGTCTTAAATTAA
- the ntrC gene encoding nitrogen regulation protein NR(I): protein MQQLDKVWIVDDDKSIRWVLEKALQKAGIETQSFAVAHDVLKMLQTTLPQVLITDIRMPGMDGLELLKNIQQYYPELPVIVMTAHSDLESAVSAFHGGAFEYLPKPFDVNDVVETVQRACIHSKQQNSTQNVPEVVEETPEIIGEAPAMQEVFRAIGRLARSHITVLINGESGTGKELVAKALHRHSPRSAQPFIALNMAAIPKDLMESELFGHEKGAFTGAQARRIGRFEQANNGTLFLDEIGDMPAELQTRLLRVLADNEFYPVGAHASVKVNVRIIAATHQNLETLVAQGRFREDLFHRLNVIRIHIPPLRERRQDIGLLMRHFLYQSAKELNTEIKTLKPESEQFLSNLKWPGNVRQLENICRWLTVMASGREIHIEDLPPELTLPSQDTITMQECGNWEQSFNNWVKQQLLGGKIDIAKQAIPVIETLLIEAALQHTHGRKHEAAILLGYGRNTLTRKLKDLNIKE, encoded by the coding sequence ATGCAACAACTTGATAAAGTCTGGATCGTAGATGATGACAAATCGATCCGCTGGGTATTAGAAAAAGCTTTACAAAAAGCCGGCATCGAAACACAAAGTTTTGCCGTTGCCCATGATGTACTAAAAATGTTACAAACCACGCTACCTCAGGTTTTAATTACCGATATTCGCATGCCCGGTATGGATGGTCTTGAGTTACTAAAAAACATTCAACAATACTATCCAGAATTACCGGTGATAGTGATGACAGCACATTCTGATCTGGAAAGTGCTGTATCTGCGTTTCACGGCGGCGCTTTTGAATATTTACCTAAACCGTTTGATGTGAATGATGTTGTGGAAACCGTGCAACGTGCCTGCATTCACAGCAAACAACAAAATAGTACGCAAAACGTACCTGAAGTGGTTGAAGAAACACCTGAAATTATTGGTGAAGCACCCGCCATGCAGGAAGTATTTCGTGCCATTGGCCGTTTGGCGCGGTCACATATTACTGTACTGATTAACGGCGAATCCGGCACAGGTAAAGAATTGGTTGCAAAAGCCTTACACCGGCATAGCCCGCGCAGCGCACAACCTTTTATTGCTCTGAACATGGCGGCCATCCCCAAAGACTTGATGGAATCGGAACTTTTTGGTCATGAAAAAGGCGCATTTACCGGCGCACAAGCTCGACGCATCGGTCGCTTTGAACAAGCCAATAATGGCACCCTTTTTCTGGATGAAATTGGCGATATGCCGGCAGAATTGCAAACACGCTTATTAAGGGTATTGGCAGACAACGAATTTTATCCAGTGGGCGCACATGCTTCTGTCAAGGTGAATGTGCGTATCATTGCCGCCACCCACCAAAATTTGGAAACGTTAGTTGCTCAAGGCAGGTTTCGGGAAGATTTGTTTCATCGTCTAAATGTAATCCGTATCCACATCCCACCTCTGCGTGAACGTCGTCAAGATATCGGTTTACTAATGCGTCATTTTCTTTATCAAAGCGCAAAGGAACTAAATACCGAAATTAAGACTTTAAAACCAGAGTCTGAACAATTTTTAAGTAATTTAAAATGGCCTGGCAATGTCAGACAATTAGAAAATATTTGTCGCTGGTTAACCGTAATGGCCTCGGGGCGGGAAATTCATATTGAGGACTTACCCCCAGAATTGACCTTGCCAAGCCAAGATACAATCACAATGCAAGAGTGTGGTAATTGGGAACAGTCTTTTAACAACTGGGTTAAACAGCAACTTTTAGGTGGAAAAATCGATATTGCTAAACAAGCTATTCCGGTTATTGAAACCTTATTAATTGAAGCTGCTTTGCAACACACCCATGGACGCAAACATGAAGCAGCAATACTTTTAGGTTATGGTCGTAACACTTTAACCCGAAAACTTAAGGACTTGAATATCAAGGAATAA
- the glnL gene encoding nitrogen regulation protein NR(II), producing MYKKILDHLNEAILLFDKDLQLNYINPAGEILLADSAKHLLGNSIYKLFKTSNTLFFDELLQRLNLDEPLVDREMILERLNQSITVNLSATPMQEDGKLSEILIELQQVDRHLRITKEEQLLAQQNTSRLLVRGLAHEIKNPLGGLRGAAQLLDIELQDPELKEYTQIIIAESDRLQDLMDKMLGPNKPAQKSFLNIHEVLERVRQLVAVEANKAILLQTDYDPSIPELYADKNQLIQALLNIVRNAVQAIQSDGEILIRTRIGRHLTIGRKRYKLIIKIQIIDSGPGIKPELMDQIFYPMITSRAEGTGLGLSIAQSLINQHSGLIECESEPGHTVFSIYLPLENIHATT from the coding sequence GTGTACAAAAAAATACTCGACCACCTAAACGAAGCCATCTTGTTATTTGACAAGGATTTGCAGCTAAATTACATCAATCCGGCAGGAGAAATTCTGCTTGCCGATAGCGCAAAACATTTACTCGGCAATAGTATTTACAAGCTATTTAAAACATCGAACACCTTATTTTTTGATGAATTATTACAACGATTAAATTTAGATGAACCTCTTGTAGACAGAGAAATGATACTGGAACGATTAAACCAATCAATCACGGTCAACCTTAGTGCCACCCCCATGCAAGAGGATGGCAAACTCAGTGAAATTTTGATTGAGTTACAACAAGTGGATAGGCATTTACGTATCACCAAAGAGGAACAATTACTCGCCCAACAAAATACCAGTCGTCTTCTGGTTCGAGGGTTGGCACATGAGATCAAAAATCCGTTGGGTGGTCTCAGGGGAGCTGCACAACTGCTCGATATTGAACTACAAGACCCTGAACTTAAAGAATATACCCAAATCATCATCGCTGAATCAGATCGATTACAGGATTTGATGGATAAAATGCTAGGCCCTAACAAGCCCGCACAAAAAAGTTTCTTGAACATTCACGAGGTACTTGAACGCGTCAGACAACTGGTGGCAGTAGAAGCCAATAAAGCCATCCTACTGCAAACTGACTATGACCCCAGCATTCCGGAGCTATATGCGGATAAAAACCAATTGATCCAGGCTTTACTTAATATTGTACGCAATGCTGTACAAGCCATTCAAAGTGATGGCGAAATTCTGATTAGAACCCGAATTGGCAGACATTTGACAATTGGACGTAAGCGCTACAAATTGATTATTAAGATTCAAATAATCGACAGTGGACCCGGTATAAAACCTGAACTAATGGATCAAATATTTTACCCCATGATCACCAGTCGTGCTGAAGGCACTGGTTTGGGATTATCCATAGCTCAATCTCTGATTAATCAGCATAGCGGCCTAATCGAATGCGAAAGCGAACCTGGACATACGGTGTTTTCCATTTACTTACCCTTGGAGAATATCCATGCAACAACTTGA
- a CDS encoding exodeoxyribonuclease III, giving the protein MLRIISANLNGIRSATNKGFYQWLQEQNADFVCLQELKAQAADLTTDMLHPSGLCGYFHYAEKKGYSGVGIYSKKPADNIIEGLAYTDIDSEGRYLELQFGNLSIVSLYLPSGSSSEERQIVKYSVMDRFYPHLQNLKASGRDVVICGDWNIAHQEKDLKNWRGNQKNSGFLPAERAWMTKIFDELGWVDVYRRIYPDTTDECYTWWSNRGQAWANNVGWRIDYQIATPDIAAKAISASVYKAQRFSDHAPLLIDYDI; this is encoded by the coding sequence ATGCTTCGTATTATTTCAGCCAATTTGAATGGCATCCGCTCTGCAACTAACAAAGGTTTTTACCAGTGGCTGCAAGAACAAAATGCAGATTTTGTTTGCCTACAAGAACTAAAAGCGCAAGCGGCCGATTTGACAACAGACATGCTGCATCCATCAGGACTATGTGGTTATTTTCATTACGCCGAAAAAAAGGGTTATAGTGGCGTAGGCATTTACAGCAAAAAGCCCGCCGACAATATCATTGAGGGTTTAGCTTATACTGATATTGATAGCGAAGGCCGCTATCTGGAATTGCAATTCGGAAATTTATCTATTGTTTCTCTTTATCTACCCTCAGGATCGAGTAGTGAAGAACGACAAATAGTCAAATACAGCGTTATGGATCGCTTTTATCCACATTTGCAGAACTTAAAAGCCAGTGGACGTGATGTGGTTATCTGTGGTGACTGGAATATTGCCCATCAGGAAAAAGATCTGAAAAACTGGCGGGGCAACCAAAAAAACTCTGGATTTCTTCCCGCAGAACGAGCCTGGATGACTAAAATTTTCGATGAATTGGGCTGGGTAGATGTTTATAGGCGCATATATCCTGACACTACCGATGAATGCTACACCTGGTGGAGTAATCGTGGTCAAGCTTGGGCAAATAATGTTGGTTGGAGAATTGATTATCAAATTGCTACACCAGATATTGCCGCAAAAGCTATTTCTGCCAGCGTATATAAAGCACAGCGTTTTAGCGATCACGCACCACTTTTGATCGATTACGACATTTAA
- a CDS encoding NAD-dependent malic enzyme, with amino-acid sequence MPKLSEYFDYQLDSAGEPYMQVSIKGAALLRLPATNKGTAFSLQERIDLGLDGLLPPFVANLEHQIDRLYLNFQKQPDDISKYQFLISILDRSEVLFYALLERHLQEMVPIVYTPTIGQAVQQFSALYNRARGLTLSIENINRAESILENYPLHDIRMLVVTDASAILGIGDQGMGGLAICIGKLALYTAGGGLCPFQTVPVNLDVGTNRAELLNDPLYLGMHESRLSGDAYFELVDKFVAAVKNKWPKAIIQWEDFAKNVAFDVLARYRDQIPCFNDDIQGTGAVALAGLLSACRLKAQPLTQQIVVVAGAGAGGIGVASLIKEGMIRAGLSEAEARLQIYVVDACGLVVQSENTDSYKMGLAHNPDIYKDWNIVKSHQPNLLEVLTHTKPSVLIGLSGVAGLFTEEMIKSMAENHTNPIIFPLSNPTDNCEAHPKNIVEWTQGRAIISTGSPFAEVEYQGRHYSIGQGNNAFIFPGLGFAAILGECSRITDDMVLEAAYALAEYTEQHCLSAGHIYPPVSDLKKVSLIVASKVLAKALEDGSATRQDLNSMDLDAYVKNNFWQAKHLPFKYKANAS; translated from the coding sequence ATGCCTAAACTTAGCGAATATTTTGATTATCAGCTCGATTCCGCTGGCGAACCTTATATGCAGGTGTCTATAAAAGGAGCGGCGTTATTACGTCTTCCCGCCACCAATAAGGGTACTGCATTTAGTTTGCAGGAACGAATCGATCTGGGTTTAGATGGTTTACTCCCTCCTTTTGTAGCAAACCTTGAGCATCAGATCGATAGGCTCTATTTGAATTTCCAAAAACAGCCAGATGACATTTCAAAATATCAATTTTTGATTTCTATTTTGGATCGTTCTGAAGTTTTGTTTTATGCTCTGTTGGAGAGACATCTGCAGGAAATGGTACCGATTGTCTACACCCCTACCATAGGGCAAGCGGTGCAACAATTTAGTGCGTTATATAATAGAGCCAGAGGCTTAACCTTATCAATTGAAAATATTAATCGAGCAGAAAGCATTCTGGAAAATTATCCCCTGCATGATATCCGCATGCTTGTTGTCACAGATGCATCCGCTATATTGGGTATTGGCGATCAAGGCATGGGTGGATTAGCAATTTGTATTGGCAAATTGGCTTTATATACTGCCGGTGGCGGCTTATGCCCATTTCAAACTGTACCGGTAAATTTGGATGTGGGTACTAATCGAGCAGAATTACTCAATGATCCACTGTATCTTGGCATGCACGAAAGCCGTTTAAGTGGTGACGCCTATTTCGAGCTAGTTGACAAGTTTGTGGCTGCTGTTAAAAACAAATGGCCTAAGGCTATTATTCAATGGGAAGATTTTGCCAAAAATGTCGCTTTCGATGTGTTAGCAAGGTATCGTGATCAGATTCCTTGTTTTAACGATGATATACAGGGTACAGGTGCTGTTGCACTGGCAGGTTTGTTGTCAGCTTGTCGATTAAAAGCACAGCCATTGACTCAGCAAATCGTGGTAGTCGCAGGCGCTGGAGCAGGGGGTATTGGTGTAGCATCACTGATAAAAGAAGGAATGATTAGAGCTGGTTTAAGTGAAGCTGAAGCGCGGCTACAAATTTATGTAGTTGATGCCTGTGGTTTGGTGGTACAGAGCGAAAATACAGATAGTTATAAAATGGGGTTAGCGCATAATCCTGATATCTATAAGGATTGGAATATTGTAAAGTCTCACCAGCCTAATCTGTTGGAGGTGTTAACCCACACTAAGCCCAGTGTCTTGATTGGCCTGTCTGGCGTAGCGGGTTTATTTACTGAGGAAATGATTAAGTCTATGGCGGAAAATCATACGAATCCGATAATATTTCCGCTTTCAAATCCCACCGATAATTGTGAGGCACACCCTAAAAATATTGTCGAATGGACACAAGGCCGAGCCATAATTTCTACTGGCAGTCCGTTTGCAGAGGTGGAATATCAGGGAAGACACTATTCAATTGGTCAAGGCAATAATGCGTTTATCTTTCCTGGATTAGGTTTTGCAGCCATACTAGGTGAATGTAGTCGCATTACTGACGATATGGTGTTGGAAGCAGCATACGCCTTAGCCGAATATACAGAACAACATTGTTTATCCGCCGGACATATTTATCCACCAGTGAGTGATCTCAAAAAGGTTAGTTTAATCGTTGCCAGTAAGGTTTTGGCAAAAGCCTTGGAAGATGGCTCCGCTACCCGTCAAGATTTAAACAGTATGGATTTGGATGCTTATGTAAAAAACAACTTTTGGCAAGCTAAACATTTGCCGTTTAAATATAAAGCGAATGCCAGTTAA